The Ornithorhynchus anatinus isolate Pmale09 chromosome X2, mOrnAna1.pri.v4, whole genome shotgun sequence genome window below encodes:
- the DNASE2 gene encoding deoxyribonuclease-2-alpha — protein MVILLLLAAMLPGAATVISCYGDTGKPVDWFAVYKLPELPDSRARSGMSYMYLDGKTEGWREGTGLINSTQGAVGRTLQPLYRGNASQCDGLAFLLYNDQPPKGSGVKDKASRGHTKGVLLLDKDGGFWMIHSTPHFPPPASTTYSWPDTARPKGQSFLCVSFSYSQFQEIGKQLAYTFPLVYNYSVEGTFAQDLPELLAASQGHHVKSAPWNRSVALTSSSGEVFFSFAKFGAFADDLYSGWLASALGSDLDVQFWPNSPGVLPSNCSGPFRVLNVVHTAFPPPAGPTFSATLDHSKWCVAARGPWTCVGDMNRNQGEEHRGGGILCSRLPALWKAFQPLVQKCQPC, from the exons ATGGTTATCCTCCTTCTCCTGGCAGCAATGTTGCCTGGGGCGGCCACTGTTATCTCCTGCTACGGGGACACTGGCAAGCCTGTTGACTG gttTGCTGTGTACAAGCTGCCCGAGTTGCCCGATTCCCGAGCGAGGAGTGGAATGAGCTACATGTATCTGGACGGCAAGACCGAGGGCTGGCGGGAGGGCACCGGACTCATCAATAGCACCCAAGGAGCCGTGGGGCGCACTCTGCAACCGCTGTATCGGGGCAATGCCAGCCAG TGTGACGGGCTGGCCTTTCTGCTCTACAATGACCAGCCACCCAAGGGCAGCGGTGTCAAAGATAAAGCCTCTCGTGGGCACACgaaag GAGTGTTACTGCTGGATAAGGATGGAGGCTTTTGGATGATCCACAGCACCCCTCACTTTCCCCCGCCCGCCAGCACCACCTATTCGTGGCCCGACACAGCCCGACCCAAGGGCCAGAGTTTCCTATGTGTTTCCTTCAGCTACTCCCAGTTCCAGGAGATCG GGAAACAGCTGGCTTACACCTTCCCTCTGGTGTACAACTACTCAGTAGAAGGGACCTTTGCTCAGGACCTTCCTGAGCTGTTGGCTGCCTCCCAGGGTCATCATGTGAAAAGCGCCCCGTGGAACCGCAGCGTGGCACTCACTTCCTCTAGCGGGGAGGTCTTCTTCAGCTTTGCCAAATTTGGTGCCTTTGCAGATG ACCTCTATTCAGGCTGGCTGGCCTCAGCCCTGGGCAGCGACTTGGATGTCCAGTTCTGGCCCAACTCACCCGGAGTGCTGCCCTCCAACTGCTCAGGGCCTTTCCGGGTGCTGAATGTGGTGCACACAGCCTTCCCTCCGCCCGCTGGCCCGACCTTCAGTGCCACCCTGGATCACTCCAAGTGGTGCGTGGCAGCGAGGGGCCCCTGGACCTGCGTGGGAGACATGAACCGGAACCAGGGCGAGGAGCACCGGGGCGGGG